The window TCGCTGGATCAGCGATagctctacggatttacaccgctaaatgaGCGGTTCGATTTCCGGCGGTGGaaatagcagatagcccgatatggcttaactacaagaaaaacacacacatacaaaaaattcCTAATTTAGATGAACTTCTCTGTGAGCATTGGCTTTTGGTAGCGAATTGTTTTTAGAATAGCTTAGAATGATATTGGTAATACTCATGTGAATTCATTTTGCTATATAAAAGATTAAAGAGTTTCCGAATTTTGTGAATTTAATTACTATATTCCAGTTGAATGAGATGGGTTACAAAAACATCGATGCTTTGGATGCGTCAAAAAAAATGTTAGAAGTTGCAAGAAAGAAGAATGTCTACAGGAATTTGTATCACTTCTATCTTGGTTGTGGTGGTGAGTCACCGATCAAAGACGGTAAGTTTTAGTTAAGTTTAATTGGAAGGAAAACATGAAAGTTTTCGGCTGGTTTGATTGGGTTGAAGCAGAGACAATAAAAATTTCACAACAGCTTCACTagtacaaatataatacaatttaaaacaggaaaatCAAAGTGGTTAAGGAGAACCCTATTTTATATAGTAAGCGAACTTAACTAAGTAATATTCCACAGGATAATTATACAGAGATGGAACATGTCAAATGAAAGTCTTAAAACAGAATACTTAAGACAGTAAAATGGCTAAAACAAGGAAatgaagaattataaaataaaagtgcGTTTTGATAAGTAATTACCCACACGAATCAGACCGATAAAATCTAAAATCTCAACACGAGAAAAAATGATCAATCAATCTTAAAAACAGGACGTTTTGTTTAAGTTTTCGTGCTCTAGGAGGCTAAGGATAAAGAAGCTCCACAAGAGcccccaccgctaactcttacgCTTCCTCGGCTGATCAAAAACTGAAGTTTGACTGGGACTGTTATAGTGCACTTAAGGCCTCAACGTGCGGTTCGCAGTTTGAggacgaataaaataaaataaaactaagattACACCTTAATGAACATAGTCAGTGCTCTTCAATGTCTTTAGCATTTTAATGAACATAGTTATTGTCCTTCaatgtttttagcattttaatgaACATAGACAATGTCCTTCAATGTCTTTAGCATTTTAATGAAAACTAACccaattttgaaagaaaatcttAACCAAAGTGGAAAGCTAATTCAAACGTAAATGAAAAAGTTATGTTAATTACTGaagaaaacttaaacaaaaacaaaacaaaaacatagggACTTTTAATTGCACTTCCTTGGTTATGAATagcattttattaatgttttagttataattaattaaaatttttaactcCGTCTCTTGAGTCTTTAAATGGTCCTACTTACGTTTATAGAGCATATGTATAAAGGAAAGGTAAACGTGGATcttcattgtttaataataatttcccAGATGTTAATCGTTCTACAACTGAAATACTATACATTCAACATTAGTAAATCTTTAGAGTAAAAATAGATAGAAATCGaagttaaaaaaagcaaaaaaaaaaactcgcagtatgttactttacttttattatattttataatataataagtgatAAAGTTAAACATGTTATCCAAACACACACAAGCAGTAGAAATCCTTCATTGATTTCCTTTGATTTTAATATACGTGATGAAAGTCAACTTAATGTTACCAGAAAAGTACAAACTTTTCAAATCTGACAAAAGTTGTTCGTTTTTAAAATAGaccaatagaaatattttatctttacaaGATTACAAGTATTATCGACACTAATTATGAAAAATTACTGATGTGAATTTCTTCTCTTAACACGTACTTAATATTTTTCGTTCCATAACTAGCGCAAGTGGGAACAGCATTCCCAAACCTGTGCGTATTCagttattacttttaaatcacataaaagtaaaaacaaaaacgtcTTATTAGAATTCTTAGAGAACTTAGTCAGCCGATTGTGAAATGATAAGTGTGATCTTTGATTAAGGAAGaatcttaaaaataacaatttctccCATCGTATCGTATTATCATTATAATAACGTATCTACAAGTGGAAGGAAATTCTTATGTACGAAACTCTCTCGTGTAAATTCAAAGCTACGTTTCTGATTGTGATCTTTGGTGTTTAgatttgttttgatatagttatTGCAACGAATATCTTACTTATTCAATCAACACTGCATATATTAATACAACTTTCAGGTACTTACGACGTCGCAATTTCATGTGGAGGAATTGGTCCAGGACATATTCCATATTGTGCTTTCCATGAGATTTTAGCAATGGTGAAGCAAGGTACGTTACATTTGTACGTTTGGGGCCATTGCTAATAATGTGTATATGATAGGGAAAACTTACGAAACATATTTTTGGTAACATTGAAGTAGTTTTAAATCATCAAATAATATTAAGATTCATATTTTTAGAACATATTTAATATTCAGTTGTTTGAAATGGATTACAGGtaattaaattatatcttaattcttttaaaaatgatttaatttcttgttaatcaagttatacaatgggatatttgtgccATGACCACCATGATTATCGAAACTCTGTATTTTACTGTATGAGTCTATAAACTTACAGCTGAGCTACTGGGAAGAAGGGAGTGCTGGAAAGGTTTTTTTACATGccgatatatatatgtacagttatACAAGCATTTATTTACGATGAAGGTATTAACTCTATGTGcatttgattataaatatttccATCTGAATTGGCTACAGTTACATTgctatattttaagttaaaaatatccATGGATATTGAGACACAATTTATTTCAAAGTTGTGGAAAACCTCAGTTACTGTGTTTTTCATTCACTTTATATTCCTTCAATATTATTTTCGTATTTACTTATTCGCAAATTTCAATGTATcatatgaaattgtttttaatttatttaataaaatgttcagaagttttcgtcatattcattagttaaatattttcttcatagGGGGCTTAATCTGTTGGCTGACTGTGAATCCCAAAGAAGGGAAAGAAGAAGAAAGTTTCACAAATGTGATGGCTGAGTTAACAGACAACGGAAAATGGAAACCCCTTCAAGACCCTATTCGTACCGAAGAATTTTTCAATAAAGAATTTGCACTGTTTTACATAATGAAAAAACTGTAACTCCTGTAACTGTCTGACTTAAAATAcgttagatattttttaaaagtctTAAATATTTCAGCTCTAAAACTTGCTGTGTTATTTTCCGACGCagacttttatttttatcttctttttcttTAAAGATAACATCagagaataaaaaattaataactgttataaattacagaaaaattgtCCGTTATTTTGTTCatgctataaatatttttgagaatcagttctaGCTAAATATTAGTGATGAATAAAGTTACAATAGCAACAAACACTTGTCACACATGAAATGGAAAcgaacactatatatattaacaattcgGAATTTAGGTCCAACTCTCTGAAATATATTTCTCTCTCATTATGAGAGTTCAATGCTATACACCAGTCCCACTGAATACAAGTTAGCTTTATACAGAAGCTGTGTTGATgacatttgtttttcactttttcgAAACTCTGATCCTTCGATTATTGAAATTATAAGTATCCTAATGCGAGATAACGTCCTCACTTTGACAGTTTTATTGCAAACACATTTAAACGTAACCATATATTTGGTCTTTCTTTAGATCGTGTAACATTTGATCTCTCGCTTCATAGCGCAGTATCCAACATACAGATTATTAAAAACCATGTTAAACTACAAAGGAAATGCAAATCATTCTTCGGGATTTAACATCTATTCAGATACAAAAACATCTGCTACCTACTCCTTCACATGCGTGGCTGTAATGATTCTTACACTGGCAAGACAATAAGCCAATTACACCAACGAACACATAAGAGTATGAAATAAAACCGGAAAACAGTTCTAAGATATCCCAGTCTCCACAAAGCCTCAACCGGGGTGATCTTTATGAAATAATTCCAAAGAACCTCATATGGACTCtaagaaatttttaattaaaaagacTCTACCATTTCTATAATCCTAATGTATTTTTAGTCATTACTAAACTGTTTTTTTCCATCTAACTAATCCGTTGCTAAACTTTTatgatttggtttggttgttttgttttcgcatttcgcgcaaagctccacgagagctatttgcgctagccgtccctactttagtagtgtaaaactacaaggaaggcaactagtcattacatgtttggtgcgacggcgattcgagcccgtgatcctcggattacgagtcgagtgctttatctACCTGGCCGTGCCAGACccaaacccacttgaaataaaaatgtatctaaagTATAtttggtccgacatggccaggtgggttaaggcatttgaattcccgtcgcaccaaacatgctcgccctttcagccgtgtgggtgttataatgttacggtcaattgcactattctttggtaaaagagtagctcaagagttggcgatgggtggtggtgactagctaccttccctctagtcatacactgcaaaattagggacggctaccgcagatagccctcgagtagctttgcgcaaaattcaaaacaaacaaacatataacataAGCCTGTTAACTATtgacaaacattttatatcacaAATGGGAAAACAATAAGTTCTGTTCACGAAATATATGTATATCCAACCTCAGGAAAACAatagattaaataaaaacttgatcATAAAACTCTCCTTTGCTTGACAACTAGTGCTAACCTGAACTgaaaaaagacataaaattatatataaaaaaatatatataatatgtgagtccagaatattttctttctctcagatgtttcgtAATTCCGTAAAGCTTAAACaaaaaggcaaaaataaaagtatatttaacgaaacatctgaaatatttgaaaaaataagaaGCAGACATTGGGTAAGTGGTTAATACAACTTTCTTAACTGTAACGTGATTACTTTTTAATgcaaatttaatgattttttgtaATACGATCGAACGCGTCTTGGTAGTGGGGGTGCTCAGATGGGAAACCCAAAGAGACGTcgagctatctgctctgtccaccgaggggtatcgatccgctgattttagcattgtaaattcgaagaccTACCACTGTCCTAGCGAGGGATTTAACATCAATGCTAAAGTGTCAATAACTGTCTTTTGTCAGAATCCGCAAGACATGGATCGTTTAGTGATAAAAATTGCACAAGACACAAAAGATAATTAGTAAACAAAGTAACACTAccctgttttttgtttgttttcaatttcacacaaagttagctccagggctatctgcaacagctgtacttaatttagcagttctAACGTTCgggctattttttaccaatgaatagtgggattaaccgttacattataacgttcccaaggcttaaagggcgaaaatgtttggtgtgactgggattcgaatgcGCATCATTTTACAATTAATTACGAAACAATCGTAAAATGATAACATCCctaatggctgaaaggacgaacattgTTAGTGACAAGAATTTGAACCCGCAAATTGTGAATCGAGGGTCCTAACCACGAAGTCTAGCCAGGTCCTACACTACATTTATGTACACCTTAAACTTCTGCAAAAGAAACTCAATTTAGACAGTAGAGAAAACATAACCGTAAAAACCAGGaaaaaagtaatattgtaattacTTATATTGAATATTTCACGTGAAAATTTGATACATAATGAGTAGCACTACTTTTAgctgtatataataatattccaTCGTTATTTGCCATAGTTTAGATACTCTAGACACAATGATAGACGATACTTTTAATAGTAACAGGTAGagatttataaaactgttttaaaagtaatatattcacTTTTCATACAACAGAGTAGTAAATCTTCTTAGAATATGTCATTCCCTAGTTTCTAGTCATTTAACAATATAACTGTTTTGATTAATTCAGTTTGAATTGATATAATTTGctctttcatttcattttactaTATTACATTTGAATGCAATGGGCTACAAGTATATCAACGCTTTAGATGGAACACCATAGATGTTAGAAGTCGCACGAAGAAAAAATATGTACAGAAATTTCTATAAGTTTTTTTTGGGGTGTGGAAATAGGTCACTAGTTAACAATGGTATGTTTTGGTAAGTGATAACTAGTTAGAACaaaatgcatgtgggttatctcaaatatttgattttaagagGAGGCTTGTGAGCTTAATtatgatttattatgttaacatAGTGTAAATCAGTAAGAAACAAGAATGTCCCAAAGTAAAAGGCCAAGTGAATCCGGAGAATGTTAACTTTACAAATCATGATTTAaggatgataataatatattggCAAAACTACaaagtcaataataatagtgaaTATTGTAAGAATTATGATAAAAGGAAAAACCTAGACATCCTTGGAAGATAAACCAAAGTCAAACTTGTCGATTCATATAACTTCACAATATATGAACAAGTAACGAAGATGGTATTGATTTTCTTATGTTTGAAAGTGgtgatttcatttcatttttataatttaaacatttaagtgTCATCAAAGTGTTCATCCACTCAAGTCAAAGTTAATATCCAACAGCATATTAATCCAGCATGCAAGTACTAGAAACAGcagaaaatcaaatatttgtaaaaaataagaaGTATCATTAAAATCCAAAACATAATGATACTAAAGTGACATTGTTTATGATCATTTCGACTTTTTAGACCAAATCTTTAATTGTAGATTTCAATTCATCCGAGCGTATGGTAAAGCTTTATGTCTTTATATGCTTACTATGGTCGATagctttaattattaatttacatttatctcAGATTCTAGCTCGAAAGAAGAGGTGAGGTTATATAAGTTACAAAGAACTTACGAAAATAGAATCTGGTTTCTGAGAATTATAAAAGTAAGGacaatttaagaaattttaacatTACTAAGTAATGAAAGTGAACCTGAAAGTGACTATGAAAAACAATAATAGTACAGAAATATGgcatatatgtttataaatacctACAAACGTATTGTGGTTACCAAGATTATAACACATATCACAGacccttttgtgtgtgtgtggaaaacaGTGTATTAACACACCAATCACAATTAATGTGctagtattatataataatagatcacaataaatgtaaacaaatttatataaaagcGCGTCAGGCTAACAGAAAATAAGAACATTCTGTGAGGTTCCAAGAGAAGTTAATTTACCGgagtttattaaacaaaaataagaaaggtttaaacataaaaacttaaaactacaagtaaTTCACCAGTTTCTTAAATGAAagaagatttatttattattttgttgaataCTTTAGATGTGACGACGAttctttaagaatatttaataaatagatgATGGATAATTTTGCACATTGGATTGTTTAGACAAGTTTAATAAAAGAACACTTACAACTGTTACAGGTACTTATGGCGTAGCAATGTGGAGTGGAGCACTTGGAAAAGGACAATATTCCATACACCGGTTTCTACAAAATTATTCCAATGGTAAAACAAGGTACATGCTAATATAATTTTGTACGTAGCTAACGTTATGCATGTGATATACCATTTTATCCTTTATAACATTTATCAACTTTCACCTGTGTATATCTGTAATACTCGATAGACTCTTATGTAATTACAGACCCGGCATTACCATTGACTCAAAACCTGACAGTTATGGATTCGTATCCCCGTTCTaccaaacatgttcccccttTCAGTCATATGTGCATTATCATTAAAACCAAATACAATTACAAAATCAACATCAATAACACACAGATGAAAAGGTTTGAGATTCGAAtattacacaaagctacacgagggcaatctgcactagccgtccgtaatttagtagcgcaagactatagggaaggcaactagtcatcaccacccaccgccaacatttatgctactcttttaccaatgaacagtggtaTGTGACCGTTacctataacgcccccaccacCGAAAGGGcgacaataatcagtgatgtcgagaaacccacttgttgagaaatttatatgcaaaaacggctcgttttggttgagaaaatattttacatagaagagcgaacaacgtttcgaccttcttcgatcatcgtcaggttcacaaagaaagaggtaactgaccggaagctggccacatgtttgaaaggggttgtgtaactgtgtgtcgaaatgtagagggcggtattagatgtttgaatatataattttatttattttattatattaatataggtataaaggcgttcctttatattggtttattttgggtttaagttgttgtataagtaaggcttctttaattttgcgtttgtttatgtttgtttctttatttagtgttttctatggttatgttgtgttcatttgacttgcagtgttcgaaaacgtgtgaaggtgactttttatgttctttgaatctggtttccatttttctacttgtttctccaatatagaagtcgtggcagttatcacattgtattttataaataatgttggtgtggtgtttgtcagtgtagtttttacatagtatagacctcagttttgtgtcgggtttttgaataaatttggtattaactggaatgtcatattttgttactaatttttgccaaatgttggttatttgtttgctgatgtcaggaatatatggtatacagcagtatatggtttcgtggttttttgattcgtgagctgtatttactttagttggttgattttgctttctgtgtaggtgtgtgcttataatgttttctacggtttgtggaggaaacttattgatgttgatgaagtattgttttattttgtctaattcatcgttaattttatctggtgagcatagttttatggctgtgtttatttggtttaagaacataaaaagtcaccttcacacgttttcgaacactgcaagtcaaatgaacacaacataaccatagaaaacactcaaatactaaataaagaaacaaacataaacaaacgcaaaattaaagaagccttacgtATACAACAACtataacccaaaataaaccaatataaaggaacacctttatacctatattaatataataaaataaataaaattatatattcaaacatctaataccgccctctacatttcgacacacagttacacaacccctttcaaacatgtggccagcttccggtcagttacctctttctttgtgaacctgacgatgaccgaagaaggtcgaaacgttgttcgctcttctatgtaaaatatcttctcaacccaaacgagccgtttttgcatataaaaaagggCGACAATGTTTACTGGGACGGCGATTGGAACTCGCGTCCCTCAGATTGCGAGAAAGGGCTCTAATCACCTGGTGATGCCGGGACTACGCAAATGGAAAGTATGAACACAAAATTTGAATACTTATACGatacaagaaaaatattctatGATATGAGAAACATGCCAAGTAAATAAATATCGTTTAGTATGCCTCATAATCCCGTTACTTTTCTTATATATGTGAGTGCATATATAAAAAGGGAGAAAAGTGTCACGCCTATTTTTTCATTGTTGATGGGGATTGCTGCTGCCATTATTTCATGTACCGTCCGAAACAAGATGGAATATTAAATAGCCTCGGTACTTAAAATTCTTTTTTGGAATGGATCACAGTAAATTTATCAGTGAGGCCTTTGGTTCCATTTTTATTACCTATACTTTTGTGCACCAGCTAAACCAAGCGTGAGGTGCGCGCGCATGcccgattcaattttattactcatcaggatctctacacgcctaccctcaaattgaaattcgtGTAGGCAAGATTAGAATAAACTTATTGgacgtggtcaaatacatcaaccGAGAAGATTTGACCTCCCGAGTCCAAACTTGGAATTATGTCTTAAATCAATCAAGAGATAACGGAGCTAAAAGatgatttgtttcaaattttgcgcaaagttactcgagggctatttgcgctagtcgtccctgagtcaacagtgtaagactagagggaaggcagctagtcatcaccacccaccgccaactcttgggctactcttttaccaacgaatagtgggattgaccgtcacattataacgcccccacggctgaaagggctagcatgtttggtgtgacggggattcgaatccgcgaccctcggattacgagtcgagcgccgtaaccacctggccatgctgggctgaaGCTAAAAGAAATttgtacatgaaaaacaaaaactctgaGCCATCTATAAGCTACTTAGCCACGCCTAAAAAGACATTACATTTATGATGTATCGGAGTCTtgtcgaaacaaaaataaattaaataaaaaaaacctgcTCTAATTGTGGCACAAACTTATAGAAATTAACAAGGATATCAATgcaaatatttttgatttatgcaatttatggtttaccctattttaatagtaatgtaccataccattctgttataagcattataacttcgaagttattcagatattgtaaaatttgtaacaaattataatattttattagtaatgttgaaatactgataacgaaaattaataattaatggatttaataaagaaactttaaataaaattagtaagctattctgtaacaaatataagaatctttaaataaatataaagaaataaaaattacagatattttactaaaaatttttaataactattttcagTTATAAGTAACGTAATTTAAcagttttgtattactttatgTGAATGTACACCCTGCCGCATATAAAGGTTTTtttagagcatgatagtcacaGAAGACTTAATAAACGGGTGGTAgttgggagctatactagtttgtttaGATAACTTCACACCAGTATAATTCGTCTACTGTGCTATCCATCATTTAGTGCCATTCAACTTGTTTACCCTCCAAATGgtagtactttatttttttattcattttcatttcAATTAATCATTTACTTtcgagagcagtcaccttccaaCAACTatttgcaggcagtgaagggtgatatataTGTGGGACGTTGCGGGTccgcttgagcacccacatctcgctcccCTAATTTCGTTTTCTATATCTatcaatacttttttatttcttgagaGGCTGAAAAatgaagattaagactgatagacggtgtatcccaactgcaatgtgggtcctacttcctcgGTCACCTCGAAACCCTAGGGTCATTTTAAAATCCCACATTACAGTTTGTACCCTGGGATGTTTTCAACTTGTGCctcgttttttgtttaatttattttagtttcggcttgttctttaaattataacaaattagtatatatacacataaacaaaGTCTATTGAAAAGGGAAAAACTGTTACACTTACTTCtttctcagaacggctagtatgggtactaacacttttaatgataaagagagaacaacgtttcggttttcctaggtcatcttaggTTCTTAACctgaaagtgttaatatccatacaagccgttctgagatacatttttatttcaaatgggtttctcatcatctaGTGTTTCACCTACTTGTGTACTATTTGTACTTTCGTGCAGGTACAACTGTATTTCATCTTTAGGAAGACGTTTCACTAGTTTCGAATATTCTTGTAAAGATACCTAAGGATTATCTACATTAA of the Tachypleus tridentatus isolate NWPU-2018 chromosome 13, ASM421037v1, whole genome shotgun sequence genome contains:
- the LOC143240489 gene encoding methyltransferase-like protein 27 produces the protein MSDTTKSTRIGDLDSFLEECFREKPNEEIENFYGSWAENYDEEVFLFNYNGPKQITEAFAKLNVPKDVELIDIAAGTGTVGMKLNEMGYKNIDALDASKKMLEVARKKNVYRNLYHFYLGCGGESPIKDGTYDVAISCGGIGPGHIPYCAFHEILAMVKQGGLICWLTVNPKEGKEEESFTNVMAELTDNGKWKPLQDPIRTEEFFNKEFALFYIMKKL